In one window of Ovis aries strain OAR_USU_Benz2616 breed Rambouillet chromosome 3, ARS-UI_Ramb_v3.0, whole genome shotgun sequence DNA:
- the LOC114114134 gene encoding olfactory receptor 1J4-like — MKKENQSSVSEFLLLGLPIQPEQQGIFFTLFLAVYLTTVLGNLLIILLIRLDARLHTPMYFFLSHLALTDVSFSSVTVPKMLINMHTLDQSIPYAGCITQMFFFLFFTGLDDFLLTSMAYDRYVAICHPLHYSTVMGQGLCTFLVSVSWILSCASALCHTLLLTQLSFCADHSIPHFFCDLDALLKLSCSDTSLNELAIFTVGVTCIVLPLVSILISYGRIGATILKVPSTKGICKALSTCSSHLSVVSLYYGTIIGLYFFPSSSTSRDKSTVASVMYTVVTPLLNPFIYSLRNRDMKGALERLLHRAKLLSQ, encoded by the coding sequence ATGAAGAAGGAAAACCAGAGCAGCGTGTCTGAGTTCCTCCTTCTGGGGCTCCCCATCCAGCCAGAGCAGCAGGGCATATTCTTCACCCTGTTTCTGGCCGTGTACCTGACCACAGTTCTGGGCAACCTGCTCATCATCCTGCTCATCAGGCTGGATGCTcgcctccacacccccatgtacttcttcctcagccACTTGGCCCTCACTGACGTCTCCTTTTCATCTGTCACCGTCCCTAAAATGCTGATAAACATGCACACTCTGGATCAATCCATCCCCTATGCAGGATGCATAACACagatgtttttcttcctcttttttactGGTCTGGATGATTTCCTGCTCACCTCGATGGCCTATGATCGGtatgtggccatctgccaccCTCTCCACTACAGCACCGTCATGGGACAGGGGCTGTGCACCTTCCTAGTAAGTGTGTCCTGGATTCTTTCCTGTGCCAGTGCCCTGTGTCACACCCTCCTCCTGACCCAGCTGTCCTTTTGTGCTGACCACAGCATCCCCCATTTCTTCTGTGACCTTGATGCCCTGCTGAAGCTCTCCTGCTCAGACACATCCCTCAATGAGCTGGCCATTTTCACAGTAGGAGTGACCTGCATCGTCCTCCCACTAGTAAGCATCCTGATCTCTTATGGACGTATCGGGGCCACCATCCTGAAGGTCCCCTCCACCAAGGGGATCTGCAAAGCATTGTCCACATGTAGCTCCCACCTCTCTGTAGTGTCTCTGTATTATGGAACAATTATTGGACtgtattttttcccctcatccAGCACCTCCAGGGACAAGAGCACCGTTGCCTCTGTGATGTATACAGTGGTCACTCCACTACTGAACCCCTTCATTTATAGCCTCAGGAACAGGGACATGAAGGGTGCCCTGGAGAGACTCTTGCACAGGGCAAAACTCTTATCTCAATGA